A single genomic interval of Nocardioides nitrophenolicus harbors:
- a CDS encoding winged helix-turn-helix transcriptional regulator, giving the protein MTPLRADMFDEICPSTLVPLRMGDKWAPLVIRCLEDGPRRFSELRVPIRASAKVLTTSLRRLERDGFVSRRAEGRSVDYALTPLGRSLAGQLESWCRWTEANWDELLDARDPV; this is encoded by the coding sequence ATGACGCCGCTGCGAGCCGACATGTTCGACGAGATCTGCCCGTCGACCCTCGTCCCGCTCCGGATGGGCGACAAGTGGGCGCCGCTGGTGATCCGCTGCCTCGAGGACGGCCCGCGCCGGTTCTCCGAGCTGCGGGTCCCGATCCGGGCCAGCGCGAAGGTGCTCACGACCTCGCTGCGGCGCCTCGAGCGGGACGGCTTCGTGAGCCGCCGCGCCGAGGGCCGCTCGGTCGACTACGCGCTGACGCCGCTCGGCCGGAGCCTCGCGGGACAGCTCGAGTCCTGGTGCCGCTGGACCGAGGCGAACTGGGACGAGCTCCTCGACGCCCGTGACCCCGTCTGA
- a CDS encoding NAD(P)-dependent oxidoreductase, with translation MTATPAQDPTSKSILVIGAAGRAGRTAVAEARRRGHRVTAVVRDPAAYDAPRGVEVRTGDVTDPASVRALAAGKDAVIAGVFDQSRDPAEFLPAATRALLAGAPDARLVWVGLASLLPDVGGTPVMDRAGYPQAYRSFFLTHLAALDVLRASAADWVAVSPSGDFDHTGSPVGGYAVAPGDAAALITYADHAIALVDEAVAPTASGVHLGVVAQAPARSSASMIR, from the coding sequence ATGACCGCAACCCCTGCGCAGGACCCGACCAGCAAGAGCATCCTCGTCATCGGCGCCGCCGGCCGCGCCGGACGGACGGCGGTCGCGGAGGCCCGCCGTCGCGGACACCGGGTCACCGCCGTCGTGCGCGACCCGGCGGCGTACGACGCCCCGCGCGGCGTGGAGGTACGCACCGGCGATGTCACCGACCCGGCATCGGTCCGGGCCCTGGCCGCCGGCAAGGACGCCGTGATCGCCGGCGTCTTCGACCAGTCCCGGGACCCGGCTGAGTTCCTGCCGGCCGCGACCCGGGCCCTTCTCGCCGGGGCCCCCGACGCCCGCCTGGTGTGGGTCGGCCTCGCCTCGCTCCTGCCCGACGTCGGCGGGACACCGGTGATGGACCGCGCGGGCTATCCGCAGGCGTACCGCTCCTTCTTCCTCACCCACCTCGCCGCGCTCGACGTGCTCCGGGCCTCCGCCGCCGACTGGGTCGCGGTGAGCCCGAGCGGCGACTTCGACCACACCGGCTCGCCGGTCGGTGGGTACGCCGTCGCGCCGGGCGATGCGGCCGCCCTCATCACCTATGCCGACCACGCGATCGCGCTCGTCGACGAGGCCGTCGCCCCGACGGCGAGCGGGGTGCACCTGGGCGTGGTCGCTCAGGCGCCGGCGAGGTCCTCCGCGTCGATGATCCGGTAG